CGGCGGAAGACGTCGCGCTTGACGTCGACGTCCTCCACGATCGACTCGATGGCGTGGTCCGTGGTGCGGGCCGTGCCCTCCAGGTCGGTGCTCGTGCTGATGCGCTCGCGCGCCTCCTTGGCCTGCACGTCGCTCAGCTCGCCCTTGCGCACGAGGCGCTCGAGGCTGCGCTCGATGCGGCCGATGCCGCGGTCGAGGTCCGCCTGGTCGAGGTCGACCAGGGTCACGTCCAGCCCGGCCACTGCCGCGACCTGGGCGATGCCGTTGCCCATCTGGCCGCCCCCTCCGACGACCATCACCTTCTCGATCTGCGTCACCGCATCCGTCATGGGAGCTGCCTCTCTGGCTGAGTTCTCTGGGGTGTCAACGGGCCCGCGGGGAGGCGGCGTCACCCGCTCGGGGCGCCGTCGGTACGTCGACGCGGGGGCCGTCGCGTCGTTGACGAAGTTACCAACCGATTGGTAGTTTCCGCAAGCATGACAGGGATCAGCGGATGGGCCCGCTACTGGGCACGGTTCGGTGCGGACCGCCCCGCGCTGCTCGCGGACGACGGGGGTCGCACCTGGGGCGAGCTCGAGCGCGGATGCGCCGAGGTGGCCGCCGGCATGGTGGCCGTGGGCATCGCGCACGGCGACCGCGTGGGCGGGCTGATGCGCAACGCGCCCGAGCACTTCGAGGTCGTGCTGGCCTGCGCGCGGATCGGTGCCGTGTTCGTGCCGCTCAACCCGCTGCTCACCGCCGCCGAGCTGCGAGACATCGCCGGGGACGCGGACCTCGCCGCGGTCGTCACCGACACCGGCTTCCTGCCGGTGCTCGGTGTGCTGGAGGAGCTCGTCGGCGCCGAGCGCATCTTCTTCGTCGGCGACGTGCCCGAGCAGGGCCGGGGGCTCGCCGAGCTACGCACCCACGGCGCGCTGGGGCACGACCTCGACGTACGCGCCGACGACCCCCTGATGATCTGCTACACGAGCGGCACGACGGGCCGCGCCAAGGGCGCCGTCCTCACCCACGCCAACATGGAGGGCGTCGCCGCGAGCGCGATCGCCGTCGACGCCCTCGGCTTCCGCGACCGCGCGGTCGTCACCGTGCCCCTCGCCTTCACGGGGGCCGGTGTCTCGTTCGCGATCCCGTTCCTGCGCTGCGGCGGCTCGATCCTCATCCGCGACTCCTTCGACCCGGCCCGGCTCCTCGACGACATCGAGCACCGCGGCGTCAGCTTCGTCGGGGTCGTGCCGGTGATCCTCGAGCGGCTCGCCGCCCAGCCGGACTTCGCCGAGCGGGACCTCAGCGGGCTGCGGGTCGCCAAGGTGGGCGGGGCGGCGGTGCCCGAGCACCTGCTGCGCACCTACCACGACCGCGGCGTGGGGCTCGTCAACGCCTACGGCCTCACCGAGGGCTCGGGCCTCAACCTGGAGCTCCAGGCCCACGAGGCGCTGCGGCGGCTCGGCTCGGTCGGCCTGCCGCTGTGGGGTCAGGAGGCCCGCGTGCTCGACCCGTCCGGCCGCACGTGCGCGCCTGGGGAGCCGGGCGAGCTCGTGCTCGGCGGCAGCTGCGTGCTGCAGGAGTACTGGCGCAACCCCGCTGCCACCGCCGACACGATCCGCGACGGCTGGCTCCACACGGGGGACCTCGCCACGACCGACGAGGACGGCTACGTCCGGATCGTCGACCGGTCGAAGGACATGATCATCTCGGGCGGTCTCAACGTGTACCCGGCCGAGATCGAGTCCGTCCTCGCCGGCCACCCCGACGTCGTCGAGGTGGCCGTCGTCGGCGTCCCCGACGAGCGGTGGGGCGAGACCCCCGTCGCCTGCGTCGTGAGCGCCAACCCCGACCTCGACCTCGCCGACCTGACGACGTACGTCGCGGGCTCGCTCGCGACGTACAAGAGGCCGACGCGGCTCGAGCTGCGGAGCGAACCGCTGCCGCGGGGGATGAGCGGCAAGGTGCTGAGGCGGGAGCTGCGCTCCGCCCTGGTCGACCGGTCGTCGGCCGCGGTGGCGGGAGCCGGGTCGTGAGCGCCCCGCTGGAGGAGGGCGACCCGCTGCAGGTCGAGCGCATCGGGCCCGTCACGGTGCTCACACTGGCGCGTCCCGAACGCCTCAACGCCCTCTCACACGGGATGCTCCGGCGACTGGGGGAGGTGCTGGACGGGCTGATGTACGACTACGAGCAGCGGGTGGTGGTGCTGGCCGGGGAGGGGCGCGCCTTCTGCGCGGGCATGGACCTCAAGGGCCAGGCCGACGGCGCGCGCTGGGTGGACGGGGTCGGCGCGATCCAGACGACCTACGCCATCCAGGAGGTCGTGGCGCGTGTGATCACGCGGCTGCGGGACGTCCCGCAGCCCGTCGTGGCGGCCGTGCACGGCATCGCCGCGGGCGGCGGGCTGTCGCTCGCGTGTGCCGCCGACGTGCGCGTCGCCGAGCCCGGGGCGCGGTTCAGCGCGGCGTTCGCCCGGCTCGGCGTCTCCGGCGGCGACATGGGCTCGTCGTGGTTCCTGCCGCGGATCATCGGGTTCGAGCGGGCGGCCGAGGCGCTCTACACCGGACGGGAGATCGGCGGCGAGGAGGCGGAGCGGATCGGGCTGGTGGCCCACCTCGTGCCTGCCGGGCGGGCGCGGGCCGAGGCCATCGCGATCGCGGAGCGCATGTGCGAGGTCGCGCCCTTCACGACCCGCATGACGAAGTCGTTGCTCAACGCCTCGCGTGACGGGGTCGCCCTGCGGCACCACCTCGAGCTCGAGAACCGCACCCAGGTGATGATGACGGCGACCGACGACTTCCGCGAGGCGTGCGACGCCTTCGGCGAGCGCCGCCCCGCCGCGTTCCGGGACCGGTGATGGACGCGCGGCCGGCGGAGGCCGCCGGCCCCGACGGGCTGCTCACGTGGTTCAACGATCTCCCGGTCATCCGGTGGATCGGCGTCGAGTGCGTCGACGTCGCGGTGGGTCGCGTGCGGGCGCTGCTCCACGTGCGTCCCGAGCACCGCAACCCCGGCGGGGCGG
This Nocardioides alkalitolerans DNA region includes the following protein-coding sequences:
- a CDS encoding AMP-binding protein, which codes for MTGISGWARYWARFGADRPALLADDGGRTWGELERGCAEVAAGMVAVGIAHGDRVGGLMRNAPEHFEVVLACARIGAVFVPLNPLLTAAELRDIAGDADLAAVVTDTGFLPVLGVLEELVGAERIFFVGDVPEQGRGLAELRTHGALGHDLDVRADDPLMICYTSGTTGRAKGAVLTHANMEGVAASAIAVDALGFRDRAVVTVPLAFTGAGVSFAIPFLRCGGSILIRDSFDPARLLDDIEHRGVSFVGVVPVILERLAAQPDFAERDLSGLRVAKVGGAAVPEHLLRTYHDRGVGLVNAYGLTEGSGLNLELQAHEALRRLGSVGLPLWGQEARVLDPSGRTCAPGEPGELVLGGSCVLQEYWRNPAATADTIRDGWLHTGDLATTDEDGYVRIVDRSKDMIISGGLNVYPAEIESVLAGHPDVVEVAVVGVPDERWGETPVACVVSANPDLDLADLTTYVAGSLATYKRPTRLELRSEPLPRGMSGKVLRRELRSALVDRSSAAVAGAGS
- a CDS encoding enoyl-CoA hydratase-related protein, which codes for MSAPLEEGDPLQVERIGPVTVLTLARPERLNALSHGMLRRLGEVLDGLMYDYEQRVVVLAGEGRAFCAGMDLKGQADGARWVDGVGAIQTTYAIQEVVARVITRLRDVPQPVVAAVHGIAAGGGLSLACAADVRVAEPGARFSAAFARLGVSGGDMGSSWFLPRIIGFERAAEALYTGREIGGEEAERIGLVAHLVPAGRARAEAIAIAERMCEVAPFTTRMTKSLLNASRDGVALRHHLELENRTQVMMTATDDFREACDAFGERRPAAFRDR